TTGACGCCAGGGTTCTGATCCGAGGCCTAGTTCTGGTTTTTGTCAGGATCCTGAAGGAACAGATGACTTGGGCATCCTGCTGGGCCACGGCGATCCCTATGGACAATCCAGATTTGGATGGCACCGAGGTGGGGAAAGAATCGTGTGCGAGTGGCAGCATTCGGGAGAAAGGGACtgacctgggtgctgtggggttgaGGTCACTTCAGggcaaaaaatgaaggaagaggcGAGAGACTTGAGGAAACTGTTGCCATATTAAACATTAATTGATTAATTGCATAGGTGTGAGCCCCTGCCTGGTGCCCCTGTGTTGTGCCCCGGTGTGTCTCTGGTGGGCTTGTGTGCGTTGTTGCGAACAAGAAGGCTcgaggcaaaactctgctgctgaacgAGCCGGCAAGACTTCCCCGTACCTGCCTGCACATGACTCGGGCATGTCTGAGGATGGCGACGatgtctcccacctctctgatgcccacttcattcatcatctccctgttcagatccaccaacatgttcttttggatcctgcagcgaggaaagacctggcttaacgaggtctcccctcgttaCGAGCTCTGTTAATtaggcccagagtgaggggcaccacgatagccacagcacaggttgggacaccaccaccctcctagaaacaactctgataatgatggggaagctcagcacaggcgagcaactcatgtcactaattaaggagcgggataacgagttaagtccttccttccccctcgggagggggatctttcggtgccgttttccccaccgtgacgtggtgtaaaggtgccccctcaCCTGTTATCCACAAACGCGACGGCcggcctgggggcaccccggcttCCGGGAAAAACTGCATCCGTTCGGATGTcgctgaaaaaaagccccagaaaagggaaaacgagGTGGCCACGGAAGAGGGGGTGGGCGGCCGCCTGGCTTTGGGCGGGCACCGGCCGAGAGGCTCATTCCGGGCCTCCGCAGCTGTCGCCGTGCCGTtagcgggatggggaggaaaacggctcccgggctggcgggggcggggaggggacggtctcccggaggaaaatacccaagctggggggctgagagcaactcggggccattttgggcggcggagggggaggagggcggcagggcagagagggaaacgtcccttccccaccgtgccggagcccgtggcgcaggagccagcggccgcggggccgggcggcggggccgggagcagcctgcggggagagagcggcggggcggcccctctgagggccggcaggcaggcccggggctgctgccgcccccctgcccgcagccctgcccgctcctcccgccccacggcctctcctctccctcctgcccctcggcccacaccccctccctgcccctcacctctccgctcccgccgccgggcccggccccaccggAATCCCCCCTCGGGGAGCGCCGCAAGGGACGGCCCCGCCAGGACTCACCCGGCGCCGCCAgccgagggcgggcaggggaacGGGCAGGGGCGCCCCCTCGAGCGCCGGAGgaccgggggggcccccgcgggctgttggcagccgccgccgcggacgccgggGCCCtcgggacggggggggacggggcgcagcGGGCACCCCCGGCAGCCGCAGCCTTGCGCGGGGCCCAGACCTGGCCCGAGACATGTCCCTGGCGCTGAACCCGGGCCTAAAGATGGCCCTGGCCCTGAACAAGCCCTGAAGatcccgctgcccctgcccctggcgctAAACCCGGCGCTAaacatcagccctgagcccccgatccggccgggccgggggggtgacgccagagcgagcttaatgcccctccagacccaacggccccagcgctaacgccctcccccagagagggcagggtgtggggggagcggaaccttggggctgagcacccgctttctgggggggccctgaggcgcgagggtggggtccccgaggggtggcgggctctgcgccccagaattggggtgtcccgccctactgccgggggtaccggccccggtggcggaggagggaggagcagacccttcccctccctgccccaaacaggctggggcacgggaacaccccgatcccgtcagccggccgggaacatctctgccccggccgggtttgggctctgttcccttctccgtagcccaaaagtcccagctgtgctgcccccgggggggattcgcctgtccgggaacgtcaggagaaatgggtttgttctgtgccagcgtcacgccgggatgaagcccagcggcacctacaagcagctccggggctggcgacaccccgagaccccaaaCCGAGGCCGGAGTTTTCCCGCTGGGTCTCTggggcctcccggccccgcgcggctcctgccctcgccccgatcGCTGCCCCCTTCCTCGCGGCTCCGCACGCCCTCGGCAGGGCCggcccagcccccggggccgggggtttAGTCCCCAGGTCAGTTAAGCTCAGCTCCGCGCCCACAGAGAgcggaacagaaacagcaaaaggcttttgaacAGGATCCGCGGGGGCGAGGAGCCGGGAAGAGAAAACCCGCCGGGGGCTTGGACGCGGCGGCGTTTCGGCAGCAAAACGTTTGAAATAATCTCACCCCAAACCCCGCCGGGAATGCCAAACGCTCCCCCCCCGGAATGAAACTGAAATTACCCCTTTTCGCAGCCAGCCCGGGTCAGCCAACGACGCAGCGACGCTGCTCGGTTCCTCTCGGCATCGCTCCTCGGAGCTGCGTCCCGCGGGGCTGTTACTGGtaggaaacagatgaaaatctctgttttttaatgatttcttatacATGAACGAGATCCTAGAAATAAGCAATCAATGGCCATCGTGATTCCGCAGAAGAGACTCGGAATCAGTAAACTGCCGTGAGGCTGCAGGTGCTCCGCTAGtctgaagtcacagagccacGCTGTGCTGCTCGTTCGTGCCCTGCACAGCCCGAGCACGGCTGGCCAAAAACCCCGCCCAGGTAATCCTGGGTGAGGACGGACGGGTGGACACCTTTCCTTTAGGCATGCTTAAGCTGATTATACTATTTTAACTGAGACAGGCACAAGAAATGGGTGACAATCCAAGCGTCTgcctttaatgcttttaaaggttctaagattaacttctcagaaatgggaaatgtTAAACGGAACATCGAGGAACGGTTGCGGGAGACAGACCAAGAAAAGAGGGTTGTTTGAAGCCGGGTGACTTGATGGCCCTGAAACGGCCCAACAGACCGTGTGATCaggggcagagccacagacaagaaaggactcgctgcctggtggggatttctgggcatttttgatCACTGAAAGAACAGAGCATTGAAACGTCAAGGGAAACTGCGGTGGACTTTGTACGATGTGATGGTTTAGAGTCCCGAtgtaaggaggagcagggactgatcAGCTCGTAGGTCAGCTCGTAGTGGGGCGGGTTGATGCTGCTCTGGTCGGTGCAAAAGACGTTTCCATCCGAAGCGTCTGGGAATGAAAAGGTTCAAAGGCGTCGGGGATTTCAAGGGTGCTGACGAGAGCCCAGAGGCCAAGGGCAGCTCAACGTGAGCGCCGGTCCCTGGTTTATCCGGGCTCTGAACGAAGTGTTGGGAAGCGAAGGCTTTGCCCTCGGGATATTCGGGGTGAGGCGGCAGCCTGGAGTCCAGGTAAGTGCAGAACACGTGCGTGAtgatctggaaacagaaaaacaaacctcgcTTTAGCGTccttaaaaatacagcagcttccTTGCCATAATCGTGGCTGTCCGT
This DNA window, taken from Athene noctua unplaced genomic scaffold, bAthNoc1.hap1.1 HAP1_HAP1_scaffold_31, whole genome shotgun sequence, encodes the following:
- the LOC141974111 gene encoding uncharacterized protein LOC141974111 isoform X1 — translated: MSRARSGPRARLRLPGVPAAPRPPPSRGPRRPRRRLPTARGGPPGPPALEGAPLPVPLPALGWRRRVSPGGAVPCGAPRGGIPVGPGPAAGAESDIRTDAVFPGSRGAPRPAVAFVDNRIQKNMLVDLNREMMNEVGIREVGDIVAILRHARVMCRQVRGSLAGSFSSRVLPRAFLFATTHTSPPETHRGTTQGHQAGAHTYAINQLMFNMATVSSSLSPLPSFFALK
- the LOC141974111 gene encoding uncharacterized protein LOC141974111 isoform X2 codes for the protein MSRARSGPRARLRLPGVPAAPRPPPSRGPRRPRRRLPTARGGPPGPPALEGAPLPVPLPALGWRRRVSPGGAVPCGAPRGGIPVGPGPAAGAESDIRTDAVFPGSRGAPRPAVAFVDNRIQKNMLVDLNREMMNEVGIREVGDIVAILRHARVMCRQ